A stretch of the Borreliella spielmanii genome encodes the following:
- a CDS encoding OmpH family outer membrane protein: MFFLILPLFFLLSFNVFSIDVVKIGIVDFDRIVIEVLNPQLKANLDQIKNRYQEQINGLNLELKNLRHMYDKSIADNDLDNARSFGNQYNLKVDELKRVSSLAKNNLEQQRLANINSLNNNSESLSKILHGIQYIAEINGFSLIMKKSNPYILYHNSTVDITDDVVKYLLEKDNKNP; the protein is encoded by the coding sequence GTGTTTTTTTTGATTTTACCATTGTTTTTCTTATTATCTTTTAATGTTTTTTCGATAGATGTTGTTAAAATAGGTATTGTTGATTTTGATAGAATTGTGATTGAAGTTTTAAATCCTCAATTGAAAGCTAATCTTGATCAAATAAAGAATCGGTATCAAGAACAAATAAATGGGTTAAATTTAGAGCTTAAGAATTTAAGGCATATGTATGATAAATCAATTGCTGATAATGACTTAGATAATGCAAGGTCTTTTGGGAACCAATATAATTTGAAAGTTGATGAGTTAAAAAGAGTTTCTAGTTTAGCAAAAAATAATTTAGAACAGCAAAGATTGGCCAATATTAATAGTTTAAATAATAACAGTGAATCTTTAAGCAAAATACTTCATGGTATTCAATATATTGCAGAAATTAATGGTTTTTCTTTGATTATGAAAAAAAGTAATCCGTATATTCTTTACCATAACAGCACTGTTGATATAACAGACGATGTTGTTAAGTATCTTTTAGAAAAGGACAATAAAAATCCTTAA
- the bamA gene encoding outer membrane protein assembly factor BamA, translated as MGSIRGLFFISFLMFFVVFSFAQVENYKGKIIKDINFEGLKNKKEVDFINILKPYIGAAYSNEIFDKLQIDLYSLDYFSGLIKPIFKIDGENLFITFIVKEKSLVNSVVFADSSRVFWNSELVEKVNIKANEPLNLASVNKGVSKLEEMYKDMGYLEVFVNFEIKEEENLVDIIYNIAAGPRYVIKGIDFEGNLSFKSSTLRKSLASRVVSLFSDGKYLKSNVDKDKYQLESFYKNNGYIDVKIINSTIDIKDSLKDSQRLEKEVFLKYFLSEGNVFRFGKLEIFGNSVFSLEELKRFITFKEGDIFNNSKFEQDFTKIKESYFKEGYIFTEIIPSQNVRGEFIDILIKISEKDKAHIESITVSKNKNTASHVILREIPLQEGDVFSLDKFKMGMVNLQQLGYFSNVVPDIVPSNTEGLMKINLNIEERATSNFGFGMNFGGNANSSFPFSVFGQWELSNFLGEGYYFAARLNLSFLEQSLSLTFRDNWFFQKRWTVGGFVDFSHSVNTAYQDINGPIFSGKREVPDPFTSWEEYRDAKSFSDFNAMNYSLLKLSFGGFTGYTFSNYLGKQTLLGTLQTALKYVFYDNEVNRPSNYYLRDNYKTFRFENSLSLSAAWDTRNSTSLSNNGFLLKQQFDFFGGFLFGQSHFIKSATTFERYFSLLGYEDVFTPYFDIILTLRSVYSNILPPLGNGFEIEIQPHHHIILSENFMQARGWGILKNIYSSFVNTVQISIPLLRNFLVWDVFFIDFASYSLEGQENSLFRPFSSFAFSWGTGIRSLLPQLPLSFIIAYPFYFDNDKVNSYYKYFSGFKFFLGIEMRY; from the coding sequence ATGGGTTCAATTAGAGGTTTGTTTTTTATAAGTTTTTTAATGTTTTTTGTTGTTTTTAGTTTTGCTCAAGTTGAAAATTACAAAGGTAAAATAATAAAGGATATTAATTTTGAAGGACTTAAGAATAAAAAAGAGGTGGATTTTATTAATATTTTAAAACCTTACATTGGCGCGGCATATTCTAATGAAATTTTTGATAAATTGCAAATTGATCTTTATTCTCTTGATTATTTTTCTGGCCTTATTAAGCCGATTTTTAAAATAGATGGCGAGAATCTTTTTATTACATTTATTGTAAAAGAAAAATCTTTAGTTAATTCTGTTGTTTTTGCTGATAGCAGTAGAGTTTTTTGGAATAGTGAGCTTGTTGAGAAGGTAAATATTAAGGCTAATGAGCCTTTAAATCTTGCAAGTGTTAATAAAGGTGTTAGCAAGCTTGAAGAGATGTATAAAGACATGGGATATCTTGAGGTTTTTGTAAATTTTGAAATCAAAGAAGAAGAAAATTTGGTTGATATTATTTATAATATAGCAGCTGGACCTAGATATGTTATCAAAGGTATAGACTTTGAAGGAAATCTAAGTTTTAAAAGTAGCACTTTGAGAAAATCTTTAGCATCAAGAGTAGTATCTCTTTTTTCAGATGGTAAATATTTAAAAAGCAATGTTGACAAGGACAAGTATCAACTAGAGTCTTTTTATAAAAATAATGGATATATTGATGTTAAGATTATCAATAGTACTATTGATATTAAAGATTCTCTTAAAGATTCTCAAAGGTTAGAAAAGGAGGTTTTTCTGAAATATTTTCTTTCCGAAGGCAATGTTTTTAGATTTGGGAAGCTTGAAATTTTTGGTAATTCAGTTTTTAGTTTGGAAGAATTAAAAAGGTTTATTACCTTTAAGGAAGGTGATATTTTTAATAATTCTAAATTTGAGCAGGATTTTACCAAAATCAAGGAAAGTTATTTTAAGGAGGGGTATATTTTTACAGAAATTATTCCTTCACAAAATGTAAGAGGAGAGTTTATTGATATTTTAATTAAAATTTCAGAAAAGGATAAAGCCCATATTGAGTCTATTACTGTTTCTAAAAATAAAAATACAGCTTCTCATGTAATACTTAGAGAGATCCCACTTCAAGAGGGAGATGTTTTTAGTTTGGATAAGTTTAAGATGGGTATGGTAAACCTACAACAGCTTGGTTATTTTTCAAATGTAGTCCCCGATATTGTTCCAAGCAATACGGAAGGGCTTATGAAAATAAATTTAAACATTGAGGAGCGAGCAACAAGTAATTTTGGATTTGGTATGAATTTTGGAGGCAATGCAAATTCTTCGTTTCCATTCTCAGTATTTGGGCAATGGGAGCTGTCTAATTTTTTAGGCGAAGGCTATTATTTTGCTGCAAGGCTAAATTTATCTTTTTTAGAGCAAAGTCTTAGTTTGACATTTAGAGATAATTGGTTTTTTCAGAAAAGATGGACTGTGGGTGGATTTGTAGATTTTTCACATTCTGTTAATACCGCTTATCAGGATATTAATGGGCCTATTTTTTCTGGCAAAAGGGAAGTTCCAGATCCATTTACAAGTTGGGAAGAATATCGAGATGCCAAGAGTTTTTCCGATTTTAATGCTATGAATTACTCTTTACTTAAACTTAGTTTTGGAGGGTTTACAGGCTATACTTTTTCTAATTATCTTGGCAAGCAAACTCTTCTTGGCACTTTGCAAACCGCTTTAAAGTATGTTTTTTATGACAATGAAGTTAATAGACCTTCAAATTATTATTTAAGAGATAATTATAAAACTTTTAGATTTGAAAATTCTCTTAGTTTGAGTGCTGCTTGGGATACGAGAAATTCTACTTCTTTGTCTAATAATGGATTTTTGCTCAAACAACAGTTTGATTTTTTCGGCGGATTTTTATTTGGTCAGAGTCATTTTATTAAATCTGCTACAACCTTTGAGAGATATTTTTCTCTTTTAGGATATGAGGATGTATTTACTCCTTATTTTGATATTATTTTGACTTTAAGAAGCGTTTATTCAAATATATTGCCGCCTCTTGGCAATGGTTTTGAAATTGAAATTCAACCCCATCATCACATAATTCTTAGTGAAAATTTTATGCAGGCTAGAGGTTGGGGGATTTTGAAAAATATTTACAGTTCCTTTGTAAATACTGTCCAAATATCTATTCCTTTATTAAGAAATTTTTTAGTGTGGGATGTTTTTTTTATAGATTTTGCTTCTTATTCTTTAGAAGGGCAAGAAAATTCTTTATTTAGGCCTTTTAGTAGTTTTGCTTTTAGCTGGGGAACTGGAATTAGAAGTCTTTTACCTCAGTTGCCATTGTCTTTCATAATAGCTTATCCTTTTTATTTTGACAATGATAAAGTTAATAGTTATTATAAATATTTTTCTGGATTTAAATTTTTCTTAGGAATTGAAATGAGATATTAA